A region of the Microcoleus sp. bin38.metabat.b11b12b14.051 genome:
TTGCTCAACGAAGAACAGGCGCGGGCTTTACTCGATCGCATTCAAAACAAACCCTGGACTGTTGGTAATATCGAAGAACGGCCAGTCACCCGCAAACCCTCGCCACCGTTTACGACCTCGACTTTGCAGCAGGAGGCTAACCGCAAGCTGAGACTGGGTGCGCGGGAAACCATGCGAATTGCCCAAAGTTTGTACGAACGCGGTTTTATCACCTATATGCGGACGGATTCGGTGCATTTGTCCGAACAAGCGATTACCGCAGCCCGCAGTTGTGTGCAAGAACTGTACGGTAGCGAATACCTCAGCCCCCAACCGCGCAAATACACAACCAAAAGCAAAGGTGCTCAGGAAGCCCACGAAGCTATTCGTCCGGCCGGCAGCACTTTTCGGACGCCGCAGCAAACGGGATTGGATGGGATTGATTTCCGCCTCTACGATTTGATTTGGAAGCGGACTGTGGCTTCTCAAATGGCAGATTCGCGCCAAACTCACGTCACGGTATTAACTCAGGTTGAAGATGCCGGTTTCCGTTCCAGCGGGAAACGCATTGATTTTCCCGGCTTTTTGCGCGCCTATGTAGAAGGTTCCGATGACCCAAATGCGGCGCTGGAAGACCAAGAGGTAATTTTGCCGGCGCTGAAGGTGGGGGATAAGCCTAATTGCAAGGATGTAGGGGCTGTTGGGCACGAGACTCAACCTCCCGCCCGCTACACGGAAGCTTCGCTGGTGAAGATGCTAGAAAGCGAGGGTGTGGGCCGTCCGAGTACCTATGCGAGTATTATCGGTACAATTGTCGATCGCGGATATGCAAAATTAATAGCTAACGCGCTAATTCCGACATTTACTGCTTTCGCCGTCACGACTTTATTAGAAACACATTTCCCTGATTTAGTAGATACCGGTTTTACTTCGCGCATGGAACAAACCCTGGATGAAATTGCCACCGGCGAGGCGAAATGGCTGCCGTATTTGCAAAAGTTTTATACAGGGGAAATGGGACTCGCCACCCAAGTTAAGGAACAAGAAAGTCAGATTGACGCGAAAGTTGCCCGAACTGTGATATTGGAGAATATCACGGCGAAAGTCTGCATCGGTAAATACGGCGCTTATCTAGAATCTGAAAGCGAAGAAGGCCAGGTAAAAGCATCGATTCCCCAGGATTTGACTCCGGCAGATTTAGACCCGGAAAAAGTCGATTTTCTGTTAAAGCAAAAGACGGAAGGCCCAGAAAAATTGGGTCTCCACCCGGAGACTGGGGAACCGATTTATGTGCTGATTGGCAATTACGGCCCCTATGTTCAATTAGGAGATGTTTCGGAAACGAACAAGAAACCAAAGCGTTCTTCTTTACCGAAGGGGACGGATAAGGATAGCGTGACGGTTGAGATGGCGGTGAGTTTGTTGACTCTACCTCGGTTGTTGGGTACTCACCCGGATACGGGGGCGAAGGTGCAGGCTAATTTGGGGATGTATGGCCCTTATGTGGTGCACGACCAGGGTAAGGTTGGTAAGGATTATCGATCGATCAAGCCGCCGGATGATGTTTTGACTATAACGCTCGATCGGGCATTAGAGTTATTATCGCAGCCGAAAGCCGTCCGCGGCAGCAAATCAACGACACCATTGAAGGAATTGGGCGCGCATCCAGAATCGGGAGAACTCCTGAATGTTTACGACGGCCGCTACGGGCCCTACGTGAAACACGGCGATATCAATGCTTCTTTGTCGAAGGATGAATCTGTGGAGAATTTTACCTTACAAAAAGCACTAGATTTGTTAGCAGCGAAGGAAGCAGCGGGCGGCGGCAAATCTAGCAGTAAGTCGAAGAAGTCTACTAAGACTGCGGCGGCAAAGTCTGAGACTGCAACTGAGAAGACTGCGGCGAAGAAAACCACTGCTAAGAAGACGACGACTGCCGCGAAGAAAACGACGACTAAGAAGGCGGCGACTGCGACTGCGACTAAGAAGAAGACAACTTCAAGCTAGTGTAGTTTTCAGTTATTCAGAAACCCGGACGGTGTAGGGGCGGTGCCCCCGTGCCCGCCCGGTTTCTTTGTTGGTCGAATACTGCACAAATTTAGGTTTGTAGTAAGGACTTCAGTCCTGAGAATTGGGTTAGAGTGTCGTAGGGCATAAGGTCTCTTGAATGCAATTAAGATATAGACGGCGGCCCAGAACGATAGACTCGAATCACTTTTCCCGTCAGAGTATCAGCATTAGATATCGCATCATTAATATTAGCAGTCAGTCTAGCAATATCGTCATCTCGCGTGCAGGCAATAATACCGCAGTGGTCAGGTTGCAGCTTGTGCAGTTGAAAGAAATCGCGCCGATTTACGGTCAAAACAGCCCGACTTTCAACGATAGCAAATGCTAATACATCCTCATCAGGTAGTCCAGCGTTTCCTGCTTGTTGAACAGTCAAAACATCATGCCCCAAAGAACGCAGGTTTTGCACAACTTGCCGGGGAAAGTGTTCGTCTGCATAAATACGCGCCATAGGTTTATGGGATATTTTCAGGTGTATCTAAAATTTCGTCAGCCTCGTCTTGCAATCTGATTGCTTCCTCAATTTCGTCAGGGTAAGCTTCAGCATAAGCCCAAACATTTACTAAATCAGCAGCACCCAGATG
Encoded here:
- the topA gene encoding type I DNA topoisomerase, which encodes MSTLVIVESPTKARTIRNFLPSNYRVEASMGHVRDLPSSAEEIPESVKGEKWAQLGVNVEADFEPLYVIPKDKKKIVKELKDALKDATELILATDEDREGESISWHLLQILKPKVPIKRMVFHEITREAIRDALTHCRDIDNRVVQAQETRRILDRLVGYTLSPLLWKKIAWGLSAGRVQSVAVRLLVRRERERRAFRQGSYWDLKALLTPPNPPLGKGGASDNSPLGKGGQGGAFDAKLVTVGNVKVANGSDFDENTGQIIAGRRVLLLNEEQARALLDRIQNKPWTVGNIEERPVTRKPSPPFTTSTLQQEANRKLRLGARETMRIAQSLYERGFITYMRTDSVHLSEQAITAARSCVQELYGSEYLSPQPRKYTTKSKGAQEAHEAIRPAGSTFRTPQQTGLDGIDFRLYDLIWKRTVASQMADSRQTHVTVLTQVEDAGFRSSGKRIDFPGFLRAYVEGSDDPNAALEDQEVILPALKVGDKPNCKDVGAVGHETQPPARYTEASLVKMLESEGVGRPSTYASIIGTIVDRGYAKLIANALIPTFTAFAVTTLLETHFPDLVDTGFTSRMEQTLDEIATGEAKWLPYLQKFYTGEMGLATQVKEQESQIDAKVARTVILENITAKVCIGKYGAYLESESEEGQVKASIPQDLTPADLDPEKVDFLLKQKTEGPEKLGLHPETGEPIYVLIGNYGPYVQLGDVSETNKKPKRSSLPKGTDKDSVTVEMAVSLLTLPRLLGTHPDTGAKVQANLGMYGPYVVHDQGKVGKDYRSIKPPDDVLTITLDRALELLSQPKAVRGSKSTTPLKELGAHPESGELLNVYDGRYGPYVKHGDINASLSKDESVENFTLQKALDLLAAKEAAGGGKSSSKSKKSTKTAAAKSETATEKTAAKKTTAKKTTTAAKKTTTKKAATATATKKKTTSS
- a CDS encoding DUF5615 family PIN-like protein yields the protein MARIYADEHFPRQVVQNLRSLGHDVLTVQQAGNAGLPDEDVLAFAIVESRAVLTVNRRDFFQLHKLQPDHCGIIACTRDDDIARLTANINDAISNADTLTGKVIRVYRSGPPSIS